In the genome of Lactuca sativa cultivar Salinas chromosome 3, Lsat_Salinas_v11, whole genome shotgun sequence, the window atatgtaACTCATTGATTATGTTACAGGTCCAACTTGGTACACATTTTTTTACTTTTAATCACGTGTATGGAAGCATTGGAACCCATCATCTTCCATGTTTGAAGAGTGTGTTTCTGCTCTTGTTAATGGTTTATTTCAAGGATATAATGCTCTTGTTTTAGCTTATGGccagatttatttatttatttattttatgtaatagAGACATATTCAATCTATGAATGCTTTATTCAACAAGATTGAaagtttaaaacatcaaatagaaTTCCAATTCTAGTAATTAATCATAGTCACCAAATGGGCAAAATGGGAAAGTAAACATTCCAGGAAGCCGCCAGTTTATTGAGTCAACAATATAAGAGATCACTATTTAGTCTAAGCATAAAAAATTCACAGGAGTATGTAAATACAATAGCATAAAGTAATAACAACACCACAATTTCATCCAAAACAAACCAacactaactaattgaacaatcACAAAGAAATCTCCATTTATTATAAGTAGTAACAGAACCATGAAACATGGCTGGGGTAAATCGAGAAAAGCAAAAAATTGAGGAAGAAGCAAATAGATAAACTTGTTCACGGATAGACTTGTTGAAGCAGGAAAAAAACCATGAACACAATGTACTCGACTAATGGCAGCAATGAAGCAGAAAAAAATGGAGAAAATTGGGGTGAAGGAGAAGAAACTGAAACCTGATAGCAGATTGCAGGTATGATCGCCACTCGTGGTATACAGAGGTGGAAGAGACGTCGTTTTTTTATGTGTGTTGTATGTGTGAAGAAGAAATCGCTATATATGGTTAAGGGTATATTGGGAATACGTTGAAATTCATCTTCATTCTCTTCTCTCCGATCACtatttggatttttgatataggaaaaagtgactttttgaaaaagtcagcaaaacataactttttgtaactttttggaaAATGACTTTTGCCTTTAAAAAGATAAGCCAAACACCTCCTAAGAGAGAAGTTAATCCTCCACAATCATTTCCTTTCTTTCCAAATCATTCCAACCAAATAACCCAGGGAACACGATCGACATAAACTTTCTCTCCGGTTCCCTCTCTTTCTCTCCACTCCTTAAATTCCACTCGGGAATACGGTGTAAGTGTAATTATATCATAATTTAAGTTAGGATAAATATACACTTTGATATAGTCCAAGATAAGGactatatttaaataataaaaaaataaaataaaaataaaaacaaaaactagcCGGCCCCACAATCATTTCCTCTCATTCTCTCGTTCTCTTGGTTCTTCTCTTTCCTAACCTTAGGTTTTTCGTTTTTCGCCAAAGGAAGAAAAAGAAGGTTGTCATTCTTGGGATGCTTCCACATTAGAGGAGTTTTGATTTGAGCTCTTCATCATCCAAGAAGAAGCAAAGATTCAATCCACATCAAAAGAAAGGTATATCATTCGACCTCTTCTCTCTAGGATTAATAGTTTCGTTGCAATAAactgttgggcttatgatccttGTGGAATATGATTTTGTTAGTTTGCTTCTCTTTACATATTTTAATTGCATCTCTTGGATGGAGGGAGGGAGACCGACTCGAAAAATACTCAAGATCGACTTGGTTGGAATTGAATCGAGCTCGCGTACTAGAATACTCAGCTCGTGAATATCGCAAgcttagttatatttatatttttaccaTCATGTTTATTCATATTCTACATATTCTAGCTGAGCCGAGTCAAGCTCGTGAtcttaattatatttatattgaaatttatgtagttttattgttttaataattAACTGAGTCGATTCAAGTCGAGCCAAGCTCAAAAGTCTTGGTTATTTTATTGAGCTTAAGCCCGAGCTTGAAAATAAAGCTCGAGTATTTTAGTCGAGTCGGGTTTCGAACTTGACAATACTCAACTCGACTCGGCttagttacacacacacacacagagagagagagagagagagagagagagagagagagagagagagagagagagagagagagagagagagagagagagagagagagattatgggttttatatatttttaattgtttaaaattttaaataatataaaaaataaattaaagggCATAATAACTATTTCGAGTGTGGCATGGAccaattcaataaaaaaaatatctaaTTTTGGATTATTGATATAaatctaaattttttttatagCACAACAATAAAAAATTGACGACTATATGGATTGTTcttgcattttttttttatttaaaataaaactaatgcaAAGTTAAGAGGAGACACGATGGTTATGAATGATGTGAGGGGGAGTCTAACGTTGGCAGACGATGTTTCGTTACCAAAGAAAGTCTTTCAATCGAAGTGGTTGTCCCGACCATCACATTACACCCAGATGGTTATAATTTTTAAAAGAAtatttgttagaaaattttcaatattttcaaaaaaattacaCTTTAGTACAaagtttttttaatataaaaatcccAATTATTTGTAAGAACACAATATTATGTCATTTCctgattattattttttttataaatttgagtcaaaataaaataatgatacTTTTATTTTTCCACAATATTTTTAATATCTAAAAACTTAATTAAATTTCATTTTGAAATCGTGTGATTCGCTAGAGGCTTTTTGAATACAAACTTACAAATAGGCTTTTCCAATAAACTATTTCCTTTAAACacaatatttaaaataaaaataagaagacaaaacaatacaaaatactGAAATAGGAGAGATGCAAGCGTATCAAAATAGGGCATTCTTATTGGTCATCCAATATCACCTTATCTCACTTACCCACTCTCACCTCCACATAATTTCCCTCCCCCCTCGTTACATCTCCCACCCTCACAAACACCTCACCATCTTCATCCATCTACAATCTTCAATGGCCATGGCTGCACAAGCTTCTCTCTTCACCCCAACGCTCTCAAACCCTGTTTCTCCATGGAAACAGTCCTCCTTCACCGCCGTGAAGCAGCTCAAGCTCACCTCCCGTACCTTCACCATCAAGGCAGCAGCCGAAGAGGTTGCCACCCCCACTAAAGAAGCTCCAGTTGGATTCACCCCACCGGAACTCGACCCCAACACCCCATCTCCCATCTTCGCTGGAAGCACCGGTGGATTGCTCCGAAAAGCTCAGGTGGAGGAGTTCTACGTCATCACATGGGAATCCCCCAAGGAGCAGATCTTCGAGATGCCGACGGGAGGCGCTGCGATCATGAGGGAAGGACCTAATCTATTGAAATTGGCGAGGAAGGAGCAGTGTTTGGCTTTGGGAACTAGATTGAGGTCGAAATACAAGATCAAGTATCAGTTCTACAGGGTGTTCCCAAATGGTGAAGTACAGTATTTGCACCCTAAAGATGGGGTTTACCCGGAAAAGGTGAACGCCGGCCGACAAGGTGTGGGTCAAAACATGAGGTCAATTGGAAAGAATGTTAGCCCAATTGAAGTCAAGTTCACCGGCAAGCAACCATATGATATATGATGGATTTGTGATTATGTACTTCATTTCGTAATTAAAAAGATATGCTTTTTTATTTCATGTTTGTGTGTTTTAATTTTAAAGCGAAGATTGTTCCACGAATATGTCGATCTTGATATCTATGTATCATGCAAATTAACACCCACATCATAATATAGAACAAAATATTTTGTAATAACAATGCTTTTACTCAGGCATCATTTCTATTGAAATGGTCATATAGGTTACAAATAAATAGAAAGATACCAATGAAAATGAATCCTCACATCCAAAGAAAAATGGCACGTAGAGATCAACTTTGTTGCTTCTTCACGTTACTATTTCTAGATCTCGGACTTGAGTATTTAACACAAAGTTTGGAAACGCTTGAGTGATCTCCCTATTATTTATTGTataagaaacaaacaaaaccATTAGTATATTACCTTTTCATTTcatataaataaagatttttgataatatgaaaatatttaataataatcaacatgcaTGTTAGAGTTACCTAAGAAGGGGAAGAGTCATGTTATTGAGAAGGGATGGATACTTTGGTATGAATGCCTTCCActcttctaaatctatcttcCCATCCCCATTAAGATCTGCATCCAAAATGGTCTAACCAAATTCGTGAGAAAAAGCGTCAAAATTGAAGACTAAAAAAGTCAAAATAAACCCAtgattaatctctctctctctctataccttATCCAAGATCGCTTCAACTTCATCGTTTGATAAATCCACATTCATTTCACTCAAAAGAGCCAACACCATCTCCTTCAACTTCAAATTTTGAAGTATTTCCAAGATCAGGATTGATTCAGCTTAAAGCCAAACTTTGACTAAATTCCGAAACTTTATTATGTTTTTGCTTACCTCGTCTCGTTCTATGAAGCCATTGTGCTTCAAATCATATAATCTAAACATGACTGCAATAAGATTATCAGGTGTTATTAGAGTCAGTTTTGACTTTTGATAGTCAAACAAATTCTTTTTTGGTGTATCTTACATTCAATTTTGTCAGATTCAGGAGCATCAGGATGGAAGATGCTTAGCGAACGAACAAATTCGTCAAATTCAATAACCCCATTTTTCTTGATGTCAAATATATCGAAAAGCTGCAATATCGGATAAAAAATTtaatcattttaattttttttttttttggaagaaACCGAGAAAATTTGGAAAATGTTTACTCACACGATCTGCCAACAGATTGTGCGTGCTGCTGTCGCCGAAAAGCGCAAGCCTGAACTCTTCCTGTACAATGAAATGGCATAAACACTTGGAATCTTTTTTTCGATATTAAAGATATATAAACCATTATTTAATACTATATACCTTGTGAATAAGACCATCTTCGATTATGGCATGGCTTAATCGCTCAAAAAGATCGTGTAATGCCTCGATTTCGTTGATGGAAACTGTGAAACAAAACAGAGTAAAGCGATCAGATTACTTCACCCGAAAATCTTGATTACATTTTTGGTACTAACATGATGTCTCGGAAGCAAGAAGAGCGAAGTGGATGATTCGTCGAGGGTTTCCAATTTTCTTCAAGAAACAGCAACATTCTTTTATGGACACAGGCATGGTCGAGGATCGATGTCTATGCGCCTGTAACTCAACACAACAAGAACAAAATGCATCTAAATACCACTTAATGAATCACAAACAACAACTAGACTACTTCACTTCGGGTCTAAATGGATCCGATCCATTTGCTTTTCATCGTTCTGCGTTCTTTGGGTCTTAGTTTGTAAAAGGAAATGAAGGAACTTGTTCAAATTAATTACTTTTCATCAATCAATAATGAATTAACAGCCATAATCAGACTACATTATCAAGATTCCGCCATTGGAGCACTGTAGAAGCTTTGACTTTCTAAATCCATCAACACagaacaaacacacacacacacacactgtatGAAGATTTAGATTCAGATTCAGATGCAGACCTGCTATTGGAGATGGTGTCGATCAAAGAGGGAAAACAAGATTGAAGGTGAACTTGTTCAGCCTGATTACTTTGATTTGATATGTTTGTTTTTCGAGGACTTTTAAGGCTGATTGTTCCTGATGAAATCTGTGACACCCAAATTTTTAATCTTCCACCGGTCGTCCCCTAGGTTTCGATATAAAAAAGATTCCGCATTTACTTTTGAAGCTTATTTCAATAATTCAGTTTTAAAATCAGCAACGACTTTTTTAGTTTGACTTTGTATTTCATAATTCAACAATCTCTTCCCtccaaataaaatgaaaaattaaagttCCCATAAACTCTACTATCAAATTGGTCAAATTGTAAcatataattttcatttattgaaattttaatatattaatattacatACGTAATTTTGTAggaaaaaaataaatgaatatttaatttctcaaataAAATAGGAGATTTTTTCTTTTACGATGTTATTATGAATGGTAAGATTTTAATCtacctttccttttttttgttaaactagtaattaCAAATTATGTAATTACTATAAAGCAGTTACGTATTGGTGTCACACGAGCCACATGTAACGCCGGTCCAAACATATAACGAGACATGGACGAAAAAAAGCCCccataaatcataaaaatataataaagattaatTTGAAAATAAACACACTATTACAAAATTCACTAATAATATTGAAAAACACAAATATTGCTACAATATTACAAAAACAACCAATTTAAAGAAAAATACTTATCGTAACCTTTTTAGATGCAAAACCATTAATAATACTACCAAGATCAATTTTATCTAATAATGTGGTATAATCCAAAAATACCTTTATCCTTTCGTGAACATGCCGAACTGACATGTTCGAAGATGCCCGAGTCGTTAAACACCGAACTAGCATAACGACTTTTGAGGAAAAGAAAGAACATAGGGGAAGTACAAAGTGAAGTCTAAACAGTAATGGCAGTATCTCGAAACTATGAGGATACAACTTGTACGAGGATATGTGGTCAAGAGATCTTGGTACAGCCACACGACAGTTGTATAACGATATGTATAGTACCAGTGGTTGTACCTTCGGGCGTTACATCATAAATGCGATAAGATGGCatgtcaagttttggaatttgtaaagtctcactaataaaactttaattccaaaccctagagttttaaaaactttattatattaaaagttaatatatatatatatatatatatatatatatatatatatatataatacaagtcggtcttaccgttagtaggcctcattcacaaagtcggtctatacGGGGGTAATGGtggtttaataggtgtccactctcacccactgcttcattgaccggtggagggtcgttagccgaacgagtaggataggacattaattctacCTCATTAAAACTATtatgataaaaataaataaagtaactaaacttttattaaattctcaatcttagttactttaggaaaatgtgaaaattatgctaatccatgaaattgcactttgcaccttgttaagtcgttagtggagcgtgtgtggttaaccgacacactaatgtgggactgacagtgtgtggcaaatggtagcttgatgttaatcatagatcaatggagtgtgtgtggttaaccgacacattgattaggtgatttgtaacattgggtgtaccaagttaatttgcatggttattcacaccttgtttgtgatcctcggcatcccagtcacaaacctgaagggcacaattgagatttaaacatgtcattgaaaagttcaatgaatctcaaatgatctacgAATTCCAAtctaattaaaacttaataatctatttcgtttttcatggtggaattttgtaaatcgtcatttacctacctacagatattttacaattggattacagcatccctcttcacaacTGTAAAATATTgatttgggtcctagccttaatatttcgttttgggtgttatattaagtacttaaatcaactaacttgaatttctccattTATAGATGTCTAGGTCAGACAACTATGGCCTTCTCAAATCTATTGGTAAAGGCTTTCCACATGAAtatgatattccacaatatcatacttcactttctccatctcctctaattattctccctaacccataagctcgaagacttgaaaagttcaaggtcactcaagccctactagcaatgaaacatcaagatggaaagtctatatTTTCTCATGTCTTGGACATGAAGctgcatattgacaggctgggaatgttgggtgtcgtgtcccaaggaagttggctattgacttggttctttagtcacttctcAAATCATATAGTGAACTCGTTAAAGACTAATATGAGACAGATCACGGCATGACCCTTATTGATATttcctatttgctaattgttggtgaatcagcaatgatttggcccAATGATCAAGCAAacatgattggaagatctacttcccaagctGCCATGAACATAGGCAATGACATCGATAGTCCAGAAATGATTCCTTCTCCGAAAGGAAAGGAATTGGTCATGGTCAAAAGCTTTGATCACAAGAGAATGGCCGGTTCTGGGATTGTCTCGTGTGTTAATGCAAAAGAAGCCAATTGTTTCTACTGccatttgaagggacattggaagcaaagctgcccagactacctgaaagatctaagagaatGTAGAATCAAAAAAGGTTTgtctctgcttcaggtaagtcctctatctaactctattaagttcctattggtAGTTTCTTAATACATGAGGTGATAAGagtacattttgatgttttgtaggatcacaagaagcttaaaggaaaggcatgttgagtctgatcgcgaagagatggatttcaatcgcatagttcgatgattggatttttgagttgctacttaagagttatgatatattccttataaatttgtaataacatagttttcatttgtaattgcattgtaaggaaaagtttttccgcacatttttttataaataaagaaaatttttgattttatcttattttatatttctttgAATGACatatgtgaaaattgatgtttgtatttttagcaatatggacttgattctttcatttgtgatagtgtaaaatttaccaaataaggaaagattgtcatcacctaagtttcatttggacagaaacttggatcatgcaacttgtattttatgatgaatgagaacctttgtCTTTTGGAAATTAAGAATAATTCcctgttcacatgtatatgtgagtcaagtgaaggactaggggatcgtaTACATTTGGTTGTGTGCTAGTCAAGTCCatcacaaagaacgataagactatttgtcatgatttactaaagttagtaaatatggttattctTATAAGAGTAAGTATAATTATGAGTCATTGAAAAgtctcaatgtatagcagaatgaataagaagaatcaaagtcggcagaaagataaaagtttctccaatctgaagagatgggagagtacttgagtgtcatgttttatgatcatcttaatgattatgaaaaccatatcacaatttgatcttataaggacaccttagtgcatttgtttggcttCGAAGacgaa includes:
- the LOC111894261 gene encoding photosystem I reaction center subunit II, chloroplastic; translated protein: MAMAAQASLFTPTLSNPVSPWKQSSFTAVKQLKLTSRTFTIKAAAEEVATPTKEAPVGFTPPELDPNTPSPIFAGSTGGLLRKAQVEEFYVITWESPKEQIFEMPTGGAAIMREGPNLLKLARKEQCLALGTRLRSKYKIKYQFYRVFPNGEVQYLHPKDGVYPEKVNAGRQGVGQNMRSIGKNVSPIEVKFTGKQPYDI
- the LOC111894262 gene encoding calcineurin B-like protein 7, with translation MPVSIKECCCFLKKIGNPRRIIHFALLASETSFSINEIEALHDLFERLSHAIIEDGLIHKEEFRLALFGDSSTHNLLADRLFDIFDIKKNGVIEFDEFVRSLSIFHPDAPESDKIEFMFRLYDLKHNGFIERDELKEMVLALLSEMNVDLSNDEVEAILDKTILDADLNGDGKIDLEEWKAFIPKYPSLLNNMTLPLLREITQAFPNFVLNTQVRDLEIVT